The genomic interval CGCTGCTTTTTCGCTCCTGAAAATTTACATTCACCTTCCAATCAGCCCGTTCTTCCAAATTTTTTGCAAAGAAAGGCCAAAATTTGACCAAAAACACCATTTTACCCGATAAAAAGCTGAATTTATTTATCTTGCCGGATTCGAAGGACTGACTAACACCATAAACCAACAACAAACTAAACAGATCTATTATGACTCAAACTGCTGTTGAGCAGCCTGTAATCACGCCTTCCCCGAAGGGGAAAGGGCACCACAAGGGATTGTACGTACTCTTTTTTACAGAAATGTGGGAACGTTTCGGCTATTACCTGATGATCGGCATTTTTTTCCTTTACCTGATTGATCCATCTTCCAACGGCGGTAAAGGGTTTGACACCACCAAAGCAGCGGACCTTGTCGGTTCTTACATCGCATTAGTTTACTTATCTCCTTTCATCGGCGGCCTGCTGGCCGACCGCTATCTTGGTTACCGCAGGGCGGTGATACTGGGAGGGATCCTCCTGGCTTCGGGCTATTTCTCCCTTGCGTTCCCCGGTGACCTTGCCATGTATGCAGGCCTTGGCCTGATCATTATCGGTAACGGGTTTTTCAAACCCAATATCGGCACCATCCTGGGTAATATTTATAACCGGGAAGACCTCAAGGCCAAAAAAGACGTGGCCTACAACATCTTTTACATGGGCGTGAACATCGGCGCCTTCATCTGCAACTTCGTAGCGGCCTACCTCCGTAACCACTACGGCTGGGGGCACGCTTTCGCCGCTGCGGGTATAGGTATGCTGGTAGGTCTGGCTATTTTTGCTTCCAACCTGAAGACCATCGCCGAAGGCGATGTACGGAAGCCAGCCTCTTCAGACGAAATGTCTACCGCCAAGATCCTGAGCAGCGCCTTGCTGCCAGCAGTGATTGCCGCCGTGATTGGTTATTTTATTAGCAGCCCCGCCCTGCTCGGTCACACGCTGTTCGGTACCAAATCTAATGATGCCTTCCTGTTTGCCTGCGTACCCATTGTTATCTTCTACATCCGCCTGTTCAGCACTTCAAAGCAGAAAGAGGATAAACGCGGTCTCGGCGCCCTGCTGGCCTTTTTTGCAGTGGCTATCATCTTCTGGGTGATCTATAACCAGAACAGTACCGGCCTCACCATCTGGGCAGACCAGTATACTGACCGCCAGATGTCTCCAGCCATGGAAAACGCTGCTCAACCTTTCGGTATGCTGCAAACAGTAACCACAGAACCTCACAAGGTAACCCAGATAGACGAGCATTTCCGCGCTATCAAGGACGCCAATGGCAATACCATTGAGGTAATGGGCGCTGATCCTTACTTCCAGAACCTTCCAAAGGACCAATGGCCCAAAGAAGGCAATAAGTTAAGGCTACTCTCCACAGAGATCTTCCAGTCCATCAACCCATTCTTTATCGTGGCTTTCAGCCTTATCGTGATAGGCATATTCGGCTGGCTTGCCAAACGTGGTAAAGAGCCTACCACCCCGGTGAAGGTAGCCATCGGCATCTTCCTGGCAGCGGGTTCGTCTTTACTGATGGTGATTGCAGCCTCCATGACCGATGTATATGTAGATAAAAGCTCTATGGCCTGGTTGTTTGGCACCTATGCAGTATTCACGGTGGGTGAGATACTGGTGAGCCCGATCGGCTTGTCAATGGTATCTAAACTGTCTCCTCCCCGTGTAACAGCCCTGATGATGGGTGGCTGGTACCTGGTAAATGCCATTGCCGGTAAAGTGGCCGGTCTGATGGCTACCTTCTGGGACAGTTTCACCAATAAAACTACTTATTTCCTGATCCTTGTGATCTCTGCCGGTATTGCCGGTGTGGTAATGCTGATCCTCAGCAAGTGGATAGCCCGGGTTGTGAAAGAGAAAACGGGTTCGTACTAAACATTATCCTGTTAGTTTATTCAGAAACGGTGCAGTCTCAGGGTTGCACCGTTTTTTATTGCCTGAAAAGCCATGCCAAACAGGGTTCAACACCGGTCAAGATCCGCTTGAGATCCTATATCAATACATCTCCATACCGTCATCTGATCGTCATGTTAAGGGCACTTCAATATCGATTGGATATTGAAGTGCCCTTAACATGACGATCAGATGACGGTATGGAGACCTTATAGCACCGGTATTCGAGCGGATCTTAATACTGACTCAGCTAAACCCGGGGACTAAGTTATCAATGGACGAAAGGGAGATTTTTGCCCTTTTTAACTGGGGAGAATAGCGGAAGGCAAACCGGGTTACCGCCTGTGTAAATATGCCGGGGACTGATTCTAAAAGGGATTTTTCTCTTATATTGCCTCTTAATCAACAAAAATCTATACTTATCAAACCTATTTATGGCAGATAAATTCAAGCCTTTCGTTGCACCGGAGGTGCATATGAAGGAGTTTACACTGAAGTCCATTGTACTGGGCTGTATATTCGGGATTATTTTTGGAGCCGCCACTGTTTACCTGGCATTAAGAGCAGGCCTGACCGTTTCTGCCTCTATCCCTATTGCGGTAATTGCCATTACACTTGGCAGAAAATTCTTCAAAACCACTATTCTCGAAAACAACATTATCCAGACCACCGGATCGGCTGGTGAATCCATTGCCGCCGGAGTTGTATTCACCCTCCCGGGGTTCCTGTTCCTCTCAGATGGCGGTGGTGCGCAGTTCTTTAATTATCTGACCATACTGACCCTGGCTATCTTTGGAGGCATCCTGGGTACCCTGATGATGATCCCGCTGCGCCGGTCGCTGATCGTAAAAGAGCACGATACCCTTCCTTATCCTGAAGGTACCGCCTGTGGCGACGTATTGATAGCTGGTGAGAAAGGGGGCGATTTCGCCAAGACCGCTTTCTACGGACTCGGGTTTGCCGTTGTTTATGCTTTTCTGCAGAAAGTACTGCATGTCATAGCTGAGACCCCGTCTTACATGACACAACAGTATAATAAATATTTCTCCTCTGCCCGTGTAAGTGCAGATATTACACCTGAGTACATGGGTGTGGGCTATATCATTGGCCCCCGTATTGCCGGTGTGTTAGTAGCAGGTGGTGTGCTGTCATGGCTGGTGTTAATACCATTGCTGTCGTTCCTGGTACCGCCGGACGCGATTGCTGCCCAGCTGGTGAAACTCGGTTACCTGGCCAGTATCAGTACGCCCGGGGGTAAGGGAGACTGGAACCCTGCTACACATACTTTTGGTGACTTCTCTGCGGCCGTTTACGTTGCCTACGTACGTCAGATAGGTGCAGGAGCAGTAGCTGCTGGTGGTTTCATCACACTTATTAAAACTATTCCTACTATCATATCTTCCTTTAAGGGTAGCATCGGCTCCCTGAAAAAAGATGATGTGAGCGGAGAAGCGGCAACCGGTAAGGTACCGCGTACTGAAAGGGACCTCAATATCAAGATCGTATTGTTTGGCAGCATTGCCCTGATCGTCCTGATGGCGTTCCTGCCACAGTTACCCGGCGATTCTATCGGTAAGAAATTGCTGGTAGGTTTGCTGGTGGTTATCTTCGGCGCCTTCTTCGTAACGGTATCCAGCCGTATCGTTGGCCTGATCGGATCTTCCAACAACCCAATTTCCGGTATGACCATTGCCACCCTGATGGGCACCTGCCTGGTGTTTATTGCAGTAGGCTGGAGCGGTAAAGTATACGAACCAATGGCCCTGGTAGTAGGTGGTATGATCTGTATTGCAGCAGCGAATGCCGGTGGTACTTCTCAGGACCTGAAATCTGGTTATATCGTGGGTGCTACTCCCATGTATCAGCAGTTATCTCTCTTTATTGGTGCGATCGTCTCTTCTATTGTGATCGGTCTGACCGTGAAATTCCTGGATAAACCTACCGCAGCCATGATCGCCAATGGCGTAACCGACCACGCAATAGGCAGTATCTATTATCCGGCGCCGCAGGGTACCCTGATGGCAACACTGGCAAAAGGCATCCTCTCTTACAATCTTGACTGGCAGTTTGTGCTGGCGGGT from Chitinophaga filiformis carries:
- a CDS encoding OPT family oligopeptide transporter translates to MADKFKPFVAPEVHMKEFTLKSIVLGCIFGIIFGAATVYLALRAGLTVSASIPIAVIAITLGRKFFKTTILENNIIQTTGSAGESIAAGVVFTLPGFLFLSDGGGAQFFNYLTILTLAIFGGILGTLMMIPLRRSLIVKEHDTLPYPEGTACGDVLIAGEKGGDFAKTAFYGLGFAVVYAFLQKVLHVIAETPSYMTQQYNKYFSSARVSADITPEYMGVGYIIGPRIAGVLVAGGVLSWLVLIPLLSFLVPPDAIAAQLVKLGYLASISTPGGKGDWNPATHTFGDFSAAVYVAYVRQIGAGAVAAGGFITLIKTIPTIISSFKGSIGSLKKDDVSGEAATGKVPRTERDLNIKIVLFGSIALIVLMAFLPQLPGDSIGKKLLVGLLVVIFGAFFVTVSSRIVGLIGSSNNPISGMTIATLMGTCLVFIAVGWSGKVYEPMALVVGGMICIAAANAGGTSQDLKSGYIVGATPMYQQLSLFIGAIVSSIVIGLTVKFLDKPTAAMIANGVTDHAIGSIYYPAPQGTLMATLAKGILSYNLDWQFVLAGVFLAITMELCGIKSLSFAVGAYLPLSTTLPIFVGGAIRGLVDQKRKKQNVHLSAEEEELGKGNLFATGLVAGGAVAGVIIAILAGFDSTSTALAAVNMEGALAGIFGHGGYFILGTAMFALMGWVLYRIANKN
- a CDS encoding peptide MFS transporter — encoded protein: MTQTAVEQPVITPSPKGKGHHKGLYVLFFTEMWERFGYYLMIGIFFLYLIDPSSNGGKGFDTTKAADLVGSYIALVYLSPFIGGLLADRYLGYRRAVILGGILLASGYFSLAFPGDLAMYAGLGLIIIGNGFFKPNIGTILGNIYNREDLKAKKDVAYNIFYMGVNIGAFICNFVAAYLRNHYGWGHAFAAAGIGMLVGLAIFASNLKTIAEGDVRKPASSDEMSTAKILSSALLPAVIAAVIGYFISSPALLGHTLFGTKSNDAFLFACVPIVIFYIRLFSTSKQKEDKRGLGALLAFFAVAIIFWVIYNQNSTGLTIWADQYTDRQMSPAMENAAQPFGMLQTVTTEPHKVTQIDEHFRAIKDANGNTIEVMGADPYFQNLPKDQWPKEGNKLRLLSTEIFQSINPFFIVAFSLIVIGIFGWLAKRGKEPTTPVKVAIGIFLAAGSSLLMVIAASMTDVYVDKSSMAWLFGTYAVFTVGEILVSPIGLSMVSKLSPPRVTALMMGGWYLVNAIAGKVAGLMATFWDSFTNKTTYFLILVISAGIAGVVMLILSKWIARVVKEKTGSY